One genomic segment of Pedobacter endophyticus includes these proteins:
- a CDS encoding ATP-binding protein — protein MIIRTLQNHVESKFFKQKAIIITGARQVGKTTMLKQLVKKMELPFVFLNCDEANIRTSLADISLERLKSIIGSNKIIFIDEAQRVTNIGLTLKLIVDNFPDVQLLVTGSSSLDLAVGIKESLTGRKFEYHLFPFSVAELVEDTNVLIEEQALEKRLIYGAYPDAINYPGEERELLSNLTNSYLFKDILSLADIRKPLQLEKLVQALALQIGSEVSYTELGQMIEADKLTVERYIDLLEQCFVVFRLGAYSNNLRNEIKKSKKIYFYDTGVRNAVIGNFNSLGLRQDAGQLFENYIVSEYVKANNNKRKLAKYYFWRSFQQQEIDLVEEIDGKINAIEIKWNESKKVKFPTTFLDAYPTNETVVINKSNYTRFLA, from the coding sequence ATGATTATCCGAACTCTGCAAAACCATGTTGAATCAAAATTTTTTAAACAAAAAGCAATTATTATAACCGGTGCAAGGCAAGTGGGTAAAACCACTATGTTGAAACAATTGGTAAAAAAAATGGAATTGCCTTTTGTTTTCTTAAATTGCGACGAAGCGAATATCCGTACTTCATTAGCGGATATAAGTTTAGAGCGATTGAAATCGATCATCGGCTCCAACAAAATCATTTTTATAGATGAAGCACAGCGGGTTACCAATATCGGCTTAACTTTAAAATTGATTGTCGATAATTTTCCAGATGTGCAACTTTTGGTTACAGGTTCCTCATCATTAGATTTAGCAGTTGGCATAAAGGAATCGTTAACAGGAAGAAAATTTGAGTATCACTTGTTCCCATTTTCAGTAGCCGAACTTGTTGAAGATACGAATGTTTTAATTGAGGAACAGGCATTAGAAAAAAGATTGATTTATGGCGCATATCCTGATGCGATCAACTATCCCGGAGAAGAACGGGAACTCTTATCAAATTTGACAAACAGCTATCTCTTTAAAGATATTCTATCACTTGCAGATATAAGAAAGCCTTTGCAGCTCGAAAAACTGGTACAGGCTTTGGCCTTACAAATTGGCAGTGAGGTATCGTATACAGAACTTGGACAAATGATTGAGGCTGATAAGTTGACGGTAGAACGCTACATTGATTTGTTAGAACAGTGTTTTGTTGTATTCAGACTTGGAGCATATAGCAATAACCTACGGAATGAAATAAAAAAAAGCAAAAAAATATATTTCTACGATACAGGAGTGCGAAATGCTGTGATCGGAAACTTCAACAGCCTTGGGCTGCGACAGGATGCCGGTCAACTTTTCGAAAATTATATTGTTTCTGAGTATGTTAAAGCAAATAACAACAAAAGAAAACTTGCCAAATACTATTTCTGGAGAAGCTTTCAACAACAGGAAATTGATTTGGTAGAAGAGATTGATGGTAAGATAAATGCTATTGAAATTAAGTGGAACGAGAGTAAAAAAGTTAAATTTCCTACAACATTTCTGGATGCATATCCAACTAATGAAACCGTTGTTATAAACAAGTCAAATTATACCCGGTTTTTGGCTTAA
- the dacB gene encoding D-alanyl-D-alanine carboxypeptidase/D-alanyl-D-alanine endopeptidase has translation MKFFKPTLFFILLSVNCLAQSRIQNLEKAFNNLLADEQARHAITSLCVLDATTGKVLFAKNEQIGLATASTLKTIIAATAFSILGKDFQFQTTLAYTGNITTDGTLNGNLIIIGSGDPTLGSWRYQNKENAVLTQWVSAIKTAGIKKIEGAIIGDDRIFGTQTTPEGWVWQDIGNYYGAGTSGLAWRENQFDIHLRPGTSTTDNVRVVKTVPETPYIQIVNELKTGASGSGDRTYAYLPPYGNLAYLRGTWGMGIGKPGISAALPDPAFDCAYRLQDTLKRLGIASSQQPTTTKLMALNNQPIPVVTQKISTITSPTLSEIAYWFLKKSINLYGETLLKTVALKLGKPATTAKGAETEISYWASKGIDKSALNIIDGSGLSPGDRITTSAMASVLFQIQKENWFPDFYKALPEYNGMKIKSGTINDVSAFAGYHTDASGNKYVIVININNYSGSGINKKLFRVLDELK, from the coding sequence ATGAAATTTTTCAAGCCGACCTTATTCTTTATTCTTCTATCTGTAAATTGTCTTGCTCAAAGTCGAATTCAAAATCTCGAAAAGGCGTTTAACAATTTGTTGGCCGATGAACAGGCCAGACATGCCATCACATCGCTTTGCGTTTTAGATGCGACTACAGGAAAAGTGCTTTTCGCTAAAAATGAGCAGATTGGTTTAGCTACCGCCTCCACGTTAAAAACAATTATCGCAGCAACCGCATTTAGCATTTTGGGTAAAGATTTCCAGTTTCAAACTACGTTGGCCTATACAGGAAACATTACCACCGATGGCACGCTAAATGGAAATTTAATTATCATTGGCAGCGGCGATCCTACTTTGGGCTCGTGGCGATATCAAAACAAAGAGAATGCGGTTTTAACGCAATGGGTTTCTGCAATAAAAACTGCGGGAATTAAAAAAATTGAAGGCGCCATAATTGGCGATGACCGGATTTTTGGAACGCAGACCACGCCGGAGGGCTGGGTTTGGCAAGATATTGGCAATTACTACGGCGCCGGAACGTCGGGGTTGGCGTGGCGAGAGAATCAGTTCGATATTCATTTGCGCCCAGGCACCAGCACAACCGATAATGTAAGAGTTGTAAAAACCGTTCCTGAAACGCCATATATCCAAATTGTGAACGAACTCAAAACCGGTGCATCTGGCTCGGGAGATCGAACCTATGCTTACCTTCCCCCCTATGGCAATCTTGCTTACCTGAGGGGTACCTGGGGAATGGGAATTGGGAAACCTGGCATTTCGGCTGCCCTTCCCGATCCAGCTTTTGACTGCGCCTATCGTTTACAAGATACATTGAAAAGATTAGGTATTGCAAGCAGCCAGCAGCCTACTACCACAAAGTTAATGGCGCTGAATAATCAACCCATTCCTGTGGTTACTCAAAAAATAAGTACCATTACCTCGCCTACCTTGAGCGAAATTGCTTATTGGTTTTTAAAAAAGAGCATCAACCTATATGGCGAAACACTGCTAAAAACCGTGGCGCTAAAATTGGGGAAACCTGCAACAACCGCAAAAGGAGCCGAAACGGAAATTAGTTACTGGGCAAGCAAAGGCATCGATAAATCGGCACTGAATATTATCGATGGCAGCGGACTTTCACCTGGCGACAGGATAACCACATCGGCAATGGCGAGTGTGTTGTTTCAGATTCAAAAAGAAAATTGGTTTCCCGACTTTTACAAGGCCTTGCCAGAATATAATGGCATGAAAATTAAAAGTGGAACCATAAATGATGTTTCGGCGTTTGCGGGTTACCATACCGATGCGAGTGGAAACAAATATGTTATCGTGATCAACATCAATAATTATAGCGGCAGCGGAATAAACAAAAAGCTGTTCAGGGTATTGGATGAGTTGAAGTAA